Part of the Pirellulales bacterium genome is shown below.
ACTGCAACAAGCGGCGACGCGCATTTTGCCGCCAAGTGGGCGATGATGCACAATCCGTTGTTGTTTTTTGTGCGCTAAAGGGCATGAATTAAACGAATCGAGGGGCAACGGCATGCTCTCGGTGGACGAACCGCCTAAAGTAGTTTACGCTGCAAAGATCGAATTGTACCGCATGCAACACCGCATTCCAGGACTAATGTGGCTCGGCGAAAATCATCTCGCAAGACAAGCGGCAACGGCAATCTGCCGGGCAATGCTTCTGCACGTAAAAACGAACCCCGCAGCAAGCCGCCGCGTGTCTCGTCGTTGAAAGTTGCGAAAACCGCCGACGGCACTTGGGAACTGGTGCATCCGCGATGTGCCCTTGCCCGGCGCGACGACTTGGACGAAGTACAGCAAATGCTGGCGGCCGGTGAAAATGAAATCGCCCAAGACGAACTGCGCTGGCTGTTGTCGGACTGCCACGATTTTGTCGACGCGCATAAGCTCTTAGGTGATTTGGCTCTGGCGGCAAACGACGTGCGCTTGGCGCGCGGGCATTACGGTTATGCATATCAACTTTGCTTGGCGGCGTTGCCGGGCGCCGGCCAAACCCCGAGTTTGCCGTTTCGGCATGCGGCCAATCAGGCATTTTTTGAAGCCGGCCGGGGAGCGGCCCTGTGCCTGATGAAAATGGGACAGCGGCGCATGGCTCGGGAAGTGATCGATCGGTTGTTGCAATTGGACTCCAGCGATCCTTTGCAATTGCGCGCCGGGCTGAATGTTGCGGGCCCCTGCCGCGACCCATGAGCGGTGCTTCCTCACGGCAAATTGGGTGCGCTTTCGCTGACTTCCAATTCGTTCGAGTTCTTTTTGAAGTGCGGCACGCCCGCGGCATATTCGATGACCGCATTATCGAACCCGTCTTTCACAATTTTGGCGTGCAGGTACTCGGCAAAAGCGGGCTGCAGTTGATCACGCACATCCTGCCAGGTTTTTTTTCCGGGCTTGATGTCGGTCACCTTGATTAAATGCACGCCGAAAATGGTGACGACGGGCTGGCTGATGTCGCCGGGCTTCAAAGTGAAGGCGGCCTGCGAGAAAGGCTCCGCCATGACGCCTTTCACGGGAATGAAGCCCAAATCACCGCTGTGGCTACGGCTGGGACCGGCCGAGTATTTTTCGGCGGCGGCTTCAAATGTAATTTTGTCGGACGTGATGTCGTCGCGCAATTGATTGGCCTGCTCCACCAAGGCTTTAAGAACCGCTTCGTTGGGCACGCCATCGGGCCGCAGCAGAATGTGGCTGACCCGGCGCTGGGTGCCGTCGAATTGCTCGTGGTATCTTTTGAACATTTCTTGCAAGTTTTCGTCGGTTGCGTTTTTCTCCACGAACTTCTTCCAGCCCAATTCATAAACCAAGCCGGCGCGCAAAGTAGCGTCGGTTTGGTTAGTGCGCGCCAAAAAATCGTCCAGGGTGAGGTTTTGTTGCTTCAGTTGAGCCTGAAACCGATCGAGGTAGGAATTGATCTCCGCCTCCGTGCTGGATATTTTTTGCGTTTTAAGAAATTGCTGGACAAGCACGCGCTCGATGAGCGTCCGTAAAATGGTCGCCTCCACCGTCGGCAGCGCGGCGGCTCCAATTTTCTGGTTGCGCGACAATTCGGTTGCCGCGCGTTGGATTTCGCCTTGATAAATTGGCGTGCCGTTCACACGCGCCACAATTCCCTTCGCTGCATCTTCGGCCGAAATTTGCGCCTGCGGTTTCGCTTCGTTCGACGGCAAATCAGGAGGCGGCGGGCCTGGCAGCCCTTGGCCCAGTCCGCGGGCGGCGGTGAGAAAAATCACTGTGAGAATGAAAGCCGTACGGTTCATATTTATGGACCTAATTCGTTTGCTTTGAGTCTGGCGATTCCTAGCTTTATGGTAATTGCAAATTCTTGAGCTCGTATTCCACGGGCAGCAAATGCAGGGAAGTTGGGCTTCTATACACAAATGTGCAGCCTTCCATGCCGCCGGGCAACTCGAATTGATAAATTACGCCGATTTCGTTGCCAGTTCTTTCCGTCGTGTGAAAGCCGGCATGATCGATCCGATTGTGATCGGGCCCCAACAGGTACACTTCGTTTTGAAAAATCCAATTGTGTTGTGCGTCGGAAGGGGAAGAAGCTTCGTCAAAGCGAATTCGCGTGAGCACTTCCCAAATTTCATTGTTTTTGCGCACTTGATCGAGCGATACAGCGGTCGCGCCTTTTTTTTGCTCCACCGGCTTGACGCGCGGCCCGGCGGCATCGACCAGCTTGTCGAATTCAAACGCTTCCACTTTTCCCGGCAGCGATACGTTTAACGTGCCTTTTAGCGAAGCGATGGCATTCACGCTGCGCGGCGGAGGGACAAATGAAAACACGAGTCCCACGCCGGTGCCGCCCCCTTCGATGGGCGCTTCCAAGGTGGCTTCTTCGCGGTCAAATTTCAGCGCGTGGCCTTGATCGTCGATCGCCTGAATTTGCGTCAGCGGCTGCACAATCATCAGCGGCTCCAGCCGCGGCTCCCAGGCAATGGCCAAATTCAATTGCAACAAACCGGATGTTTTCAAGGCGGGCTGTCGCTGGGCAATAATCCGCGTGACTTCCAACCGCAACGGCCCCACATAAGTGGCGCGACCGCTGCGCGGCAATTCGTCGCCGGCCCGATTGACAATCGCCAAGCCGTCCTTGCCCGAGTAGTGATAGACGGTCATCTTCGTGGAATCCAACAGCGCATCGACCGCCTGCCAAAACGGAGCGTTTTTAATTTCCAACTTGAACTGCGGGTTGGTGATGTTTTGGCTGACGTGGCCGCGGTAGTCGGTAATTTTGTTGCCGGTTTGCCGTTCGATTTCTGCGCACACGTCGTCCAGGGTCAGCAGGCCGGAAAGCGACACCGTGGCGGCGACATTTTCCGCCGCCGCTTGGCGCCCGGCCGCGGCATCACTCGCGGGAGCAGCGGTTTCCGTAGCCGCTGCAATCAGTGCCAGAAATAAAGCGATCACAGCCACCCCTTCGTGCAGCGATAACCCAACCCAGAAGAACGTTTCGCACCGCAGACTATTTCATTTTAGACCGTGGTCGAGGGCGGTTCTAGCGGCCGGAAGTACTTAGCGGCAACGGTCAACCGACCGTGTGATTGCGCCCTAAACTTTTATGGTGCCGCTTTTCCATTTGAAATGGCGATGATTCCATGATTTATCGAAAAATAATTCGTTTCGTCCTGGTTGGAGCCGGTTTTGCGCTGGGAGCCAATCGCCCGGCACTGGCCGCCTCCAATCCCACGCCCATAACCATGGACGCCCTTGTGCACGGGGAACCGGTGGAAGGCATGCCGCTGGCTTGGTCGCCAGCGAAAGTGTTTCTGCTGGAGCGTGACGGGGCGCTGGCCGAATTCGCCCCGGGCGATGCTCAAAACTTCCACAAAACGAGCGATAGCTTTTTGCCGTATACGCAAAATTTGCTGCGGGGAATGTTGGAGCGCGAATTTCCGCAATTCGAAGTCAGCAGCACAGCTCACTTTCTGGTAGTGCATCCGAAAGGGCAAACCCAATGGGCCGATCGCTTTGAAGAGCTGTACCGCTCGTGCGTGATGTATTTTACGGTTCGCGGATTCACGCTTAGCACGCCGCAATTTCCGCTGGTGGCGATTGTGTTTCCCACGCAGGACGATTTTCGTCATTACGCGGCCAAAGACACCGTGCCGGCCGGCGCCGGCTTGCTCGGTTATTATTCCCCCTATACCAACCGTGTGGCCCTGTTCGACATTGGCAATGGCCGCGCTAGCAATGCGCAGTGGCAGGAAAATTACGCCACGGCAGTGCACGAGGCGTCGCACCAAACTGCCTTCAACACCGGCATTCACAGCCGCTGGTCGCCGCCGCCGCGGTGGGTGGCCGAGGGCTTGGGCACGATGTTTGAAGCGCGGGGCGTGGCCGATTCCCGCACCTATCCGAATCAGGCTGATCGGATCAACCGCGGCCGTTTGCACGATTTCAAGGCGCTGTTGGGCAAGCGTAAGCCCGATTCGCTAACCGAAATGATTAACTCCGATCGCGAGTTCGAATCCGACACCATTCGCGCGTACGCTCAAGCCTGGGCTTTTACGTTTTTCCTGGTGGAAGAAATGCCGCGCGAATATGCCCGATATTTGCAAAAGACGGCCTCCCGTCCGGCATTTACGCAATATACCGGCGCCCAGCGGCTGAAAGATTTCACCGATATCTTCGGGGAGAACTTCGCGCTGTTGGATGCCCACTTTTTACGGTTCATCAACGAATTGAAATAGTTGCTCTAGCTCTACAGACAGCCGAATCCGTGGACGGACGACTGTTCCAAACCGCGACATCACAGCGACTTGCGGCAATGCCCCTGTTGGACAACGTTCAATTGCGTTAAAGTTTCTTAAGTTGCGCGGGTTGTAAATCAGACTTGCGACGGTTTGGGAACTTCACGACCAATCGACCCACGAACATCAACGACGGAAGCTGTCTGGCACGTTTGCAAACCATCCTCCAAAAATTCTCTAAGGAACTGCGGCCGTGAAAAAAATTGAGGCAGTAATTCGCCATTTCAAATTGGAAGAAGTCAAAGACGCGCTTCACGGCAAAGGCGTGCAGGGAATGACCGTTACCGAGGTGCGCGGCTTCGGTCGTCAGAAAGGACACACCGAAACTTACCGTGGCGCGGAGTACGCGGTCGATTTTCTGCCCAAGGTGAAGCTGGAAGTTGTGGTCGACGACAAAGATGCGCAAGGCGTGGTCGACACCATTGTGGCAGCCGCCCGGACGGGCCAGGTGGGCGACGGAAAAATTTTCGTCAGCTCGCTGGACGAAGTCGTGCGGATTCGCACCGGAGAAACTGCGGCCGCAGCCATCTGAGCAAGCTGCCCAGCAGCACATCGCTACCCACAGCTACCTCAACGACAAAGCCCAGGGACCGCAATCCATGGGCTTTTATTTTTTGCGCGAATCGAACGTCTTACGAATTAAACAACCGATCGCACAACGCATCCCATTGACGACGTTGCACGGTAGCCAAGGCTTGCTCGCGCGCGCTAGCATAAATTTGCGCGAGCGTGGCGAGGGGGGCAGTTTGCACTGGGGGCGATGACTTCTTGGCAGCCGCCAAACCTCCATGATTGGCCACCGTAAATCCTGGCGGCGGCATCGAAAAACGTCGCATATGTTTGGTCATTTTCATGCTGCCATTTCCCTGTCAAATGAAATGATTCCCACATCTGCTAGCGTAATCAGCTTGCAAGCATTATCAACTTGACCGTCTTAGTGATTATCGAGTTTTTTCAATGCGGCGGCGAAAAGGGTTGGGTCGCGCCGAGTAAAACGGTCGATTGGTAGCGTTTGCCGACTCGACAAGATTTGCCCAAACCGAAAAACTTGTCTTGTCGAATTTTTCGCCGGCGTTCTATATTGTTGGGCGTATCGCTGACCCGTGGACCGGGAGGGTTTTACGAATTTTCGGGCGCGGCTCACTGGACCCGCCAGAAGCGCGCCCTTGGTAGGGCCAGGCACGAATGCGAACAGTTTGTGGTTCGCGGCGTTTGCGGCACGTTGCCCAAGCGTGACGCCTGGCCTGCAGAAAGGAGTTTTTCATGTCCAGTGCAGTCTTGATGGAACGATTTTCCGCTGGTGCGCCGACCGCTTCCGGTCCGGCTCAGTCGTGGCAACCTACGGGTTTCCCGGCCGCCGGACCATCAGCCGGCAATTGGTGCGTGGTGCCGCGGTGCAAGGTCGAATTTGAAAAATGCACAGGCGGCTTCAAAATCCATTGCCGCTGCGAAGATGAGCTTTCCAGCGCCACGCTGCAAAACCTGTGTCGCATGCTGTGCGACGGCTGCTGCAGTTGCTGCTGCACGCAAAACGGCATTCAGTGCTGCCAATGCACGTTTGCCAATTGCCATTGCAAGTGCGAGTACACCGCCGATGGTTGCTGCATTAGCTGCATCAGCGGCGACAAGCAATGCTGCAATACGCTGCAAGCTTGCTGCGAATGCTGCTCCAAATGCTGCGACAGCGGCTGCTGCTGCTACGTGTGCTTTAACGGCACGCCGGTTTGCTGCGGCACTTGCTAAGCCAGACAAGCCATCGGAAATTTGGATGCAAATTTCCACCGCGCATGTCACAGCCCAGGGGTTACGGCCCCTGGGCTTTTTTTGTCCGAGAAGAACTGTAGCTGGAAATGATGCGGCGCGGTTTGCCGACGCCTTCGTCGTTCAATCGGCGTCGAGCTGTGTATCACCTCGACCATGACCGGCGTGCAGCACCATGCTCACTTCATTGCCCGCTACGTTGAAGCGCACTTCGTCCATGAACGAATACATCAGCAGCAAACCACGGCCGGTTGGACGAGATAGTTCTCCATCGTCGATCACCAGCGGCGTGCAAACCGAGTAATCGAAGCCGGGGCCTTCGTCGCGAATTACAAATTCCGCCTGGGCCGTGCTAAGCGTAGCCCGCACGTGAATGCAACGCTGGCAATAGGGCGTCGTTTTTTGTCGCTGTGAGATCGAGAAGGCAGAACCACACCGACGAATTTCGGCTTTGGCTTGCCGTACTTGCTCGGAAGTTAACTCCAAGCAGCCGTAATAAAAAGCGTTGAGTAGCGCCTCTTCCAGCGCAATGCCCACGTGCTTTTCCAGCGTGCCTTCGCACAAATTGAAGGCGGCCGCGCGCTCCTGCAAATAAATCACCAGCGAGCGAATCAAGGCGGGATCGTTATGCAAGGTAAAGCGCAGTTCCATGTGATCCAGCGCTTCGTCCCAAGCAAACGCCGCCGGAACATCCCAATGTTGAGCTTTAGAAAAGTGAGACATACGATGATTTCCTGTCAAACGTCTCATAAATCAATCTCTGACAAGGCCGGCGTCTGTGGCAAGGCGGATCGTCCACAGACGCCGGCTGGAACGTGCAATCATTTGGTTCTGATCGCGCGTGGTTCTAAAAATCAACACCCGAAATTTCCAAGCCGTCGGCCCGGGCAATCAACCGCGCCAACTGGCGGATGTTGATTTTGTCGCTCAGAAAGTGCACGGAGCCGTCACCCAATAAAAAGTGAGCGCCGCTGGGATGAAACGAATAAATTTCCGACGTTCCTTCCGAGAAGTACGGGGCGACGTTGTAGGTGGGATAATTCTCACCGTTGGTGCAATTCAACGAGCAAGGACCATTCAATTGCGAGCCATCGTACAACGAGCCATGCAACGTGATGTCGGTAGCAGCGCGTGACCAGCCGCCGCCGTTTTGATGCACCGCCAGCACATCGCCTGGAGCTTGCACGCCGTTACGAAAAATGTTGGGTCGGCCGGCAGACTCCGCATACATGATGGTATGCGACAAGCCATCGAGCGCGTCTTTCAATTTGCAGGTGGCGTTTTTGCGCATCAAACCGCTGTTGGCGCTTTTATTCACCGAATCCCAACTGATGGTCGCCTGGTCGACAAGATTTTTGGCCGGTCGGCCCGAAGGCGAAGCCACTGTGGTGCCATCGCCCAAATCCGGATGCACGCCAATCACCGGAGCGTAATCGGTTACGGCTACTTCCGGGGTCCACACCGCGTGGCCGGAGGCATCGGGAACTTGCGGATCGCCGTCGAGCCGGTTCGCATCCAGTGGATCAGAGGGGCACAGCAAGGCCGGCAATACCGTTTTGGTGATCGACAAATTCGCTCCACCGGCGCCGTTGATGGCATCCCAGTTAATGGTGAAATCGTACTGCTGGTACAGCTGGGCTTCTTCCAGGAACGGCAAAATTAACGTGAAGCCGGAAATACGCGGCGCTGTGGTCGAGCCGCCGGGACGTGTGCTGTCGGGCAATTGCTTTTTAGCGCTTTCGTAATTCAACACGGCCAGCCCCAGTTGCTTGAACACATTGGAGCACTGCGTGCGCCGGGCCGCTTCGCGCGCGGCCTGAACCGCGGGGAGCAATAAGGCAATCAAAATGCCAATGATGGCAATCACCACCAATAATTCGACGAGTGTAAAACCGACGCGGTTTCGAGAGGGATGAATGGTGTTCACGATTGGGTCTCCAAGGCAAAAAGTTTTTGTCGAACGGGAATGTTTCCGGGAATGAATGAACTCACTTCAAAACAATCGGCGGCAGTTCGTTTTTGCCCGCCACGATGGTAACTTTCAGTGGCGAAGTGGCCGGCTTGCTGTACTGCGGCGGGAGCAAATTTGGGCCGAGCACGGGATCGCCACCTGCGCCCTTCACCGTTTTGTGCCACTCGGCGGTCAGCACATATTCACCTTCCGGCGCGCCGTCGTCGGCGCCATAGCTGCTGAGTGCAAAGGTTCCATCGGGCTGCACCTGCGCGGTGGGCACTACCGCCTGGCCGTTGGGGGCTTTGAAATTCGTTTTGGGATGCAGCGCCACATAAGCGCCTTGCGGCACCGCCCCTTTGAAGCTGACTTTGCCCTCAGCGGGATACACTGTCAGCAAGCCCTCCGGTTTGCTGGAGCCGCAACCTGCCGCGGCCAAAGACAGCGCTGCCGCGAACAGTCCCACGGCGGCATTCCACTTCCAATCAGCGGGTAATCGATTCCTCTGCCCCTTGAACACGCGAAACATTTTGAAGCTCCCTTATCAAGTTAGTGATCTTTGAAATACGTCGAAAATTTCCTGTGGCGAATTGCGAATCGAACACGTCCGCAGTAGCAGCCGCACGAACGGTTGTTCAGAACCAACCGCGAGTGCTAGCGATAATTTCCTGCCTGCCAGCACCGGTGGTTACAACAGAATGGGCGTCAACAACAGGTAAGATTCATGGCTAGCCGCACGTTTCCCTGTGCCTTTTGAAACGCGCCTCTGGCTGGCCAGTGAGCGACGCCGATCAAGATGTTTTCCAAGCCTCTCATACGTGTGAGTGGGCCTTCCCTAAGAGCCGATAGTTTTAATTTGGTTCGCGGAACTGAGTCCGTGAAATATTCTGGTTTTGTGGCGGCCACGTTTAAATGCAAACTCTATGCCAATGCCGCTGATTCAACGCAGTCTCCGTTTTTCAGTTCGTTCAATCTGCACCACCACGCCGTCTTGCACCACGATGGAAACCACGCCGAACCGCAATCCGCGCAGGGCATCTCGAATTTGCTCCATCGCCAATT
Proteins encoded:
- a CDS encoding P-II family nitrogen regulator; the encoded protein is MKKIEAVIRHFKLEEVKDALHGKGVQGMTVTEVRGFGRQKGHTETYRGAEYAVDFLPKVKLEVVVDDKDAQGVVDTIVAAARTGQVGDGKIFVSSLDEVVRIRTGETAAAAI
- a CDS encoding DUF1559 domain-containing protein; the encoded protein is MNTIHPSRNRVGFTLVELLVVIAIIGILIALLLPAVQAAREAARRTQCSNVFKQLGLAVLNYESAKKQLPDSTRPGGSTTAPRISGFTLILPFLEEAQLYQQYDFTINWDAINGAGGANLSITKTVLPALLCPSDPLDANRLDGDPQVPDASGHAVWTPEVAVTDYAPVIGVHPDLGDGTTVASPSGRPAKNLVDQATISWDSVNKSANSGLMRKNATCKLKDALDGLSHTIMYAESAGRPNIFRNGVQAPGDVLAVHQNGGGWSRAATDITLHGSLYDGSQLNGPCSLNCTNGENYPTYNVAPYFSEGTSEIYSFHPSGAHFLLGDGSVHFLSDKINIRQLARLIARADGLEISGVDF
- a CDS encoding ATP-binding protein encodes the protein MSHFSKAQHWDVPAAFAWDEALDHMELRFTLHNDPALIRSLVIYLQERAAAFNLCEGTLEKHVGIALEEALLNAFYYGCLELTSEQVRQAKAEIRRCGSAFSISQRQKTTPYCQRCIHVRATLSTAQAEFVIRDEGPGFDYSVCTPLVIDDGELSRPTGRGLLLMYSFMDEVRFNVAGNEVSMVLHAGHGRGDTQLDAD
- a CDS encoding DUF1570 domain-containing protein, giving the protein MIYRKIIRFVLVGAGFALGANRPALAASNPTPITMDALVHGEPVEGMPLAWSPAKVFLLERDGALAEFAPGDAQNFHKTSDSFLPYTQNLLRGMLEREFPQFEVSSTAHFLVVHPKGQTQWADRFEELYRSCVMYFTVRGFTLSTPQFPLVAIVFPTQDDFRHYAAKDTVPAGAGLLGYYSPYTNRVALFDIGNGRASNAQWQENYATAVHEASHQTAFNTGIHSRWSPPPRWVAEGLGTMFEARGVADSRTYPNQADRINRGRLHDFKALLGKRKPDSLTEMINSDREFESDTIRAYAQAWAFTFFLVEEMPREYARYLQKTASRPAFTQYTGAQRLKDFTDIFGENFALLDAHFLRFINELK
- a CDS encoding YezD family protein produces the protein MSNPTSPQGELNPAPATNHASAMELAMEQIRDALRGLRFGVVSIVVQDGVVVQIERTEKRRLR
- a CDS encoding peptidylprolyl isomerase, with translation MNRTAFILTVIFLTAARGLGQGLPGPPPPDLPSNEAKPQAQISAEDAAKGIVARVNGTPIYQGEIQRAATELSRNQKIGAAALPTVEATILRTLIERVLVQQFLKTQKISSTEAEINSYLDRFQAQLKQQNLTLDDFLARTNQTDATLRAGLVYELGWKKFVEKNATDENLQEMFKRYHEQFDGTQRRVSHILLRPDGVPNEAVLKALVEQANQLRDDITSDKITFEAAAEKYSAGPSRSHSGDLGFIPVKGVMAEPFSQAAFTLKPGDISQPVVTIFGVHLIKVTDIKPGKKTWQDVRDQLQPAFAEYLHAKIVKDGFDNAVIEYAAGVPHFKKNSNELEVSESAPNLP